Below is a window of Humulus lupulus chromosome 9, drHumLupu1.1, whole genome shotgun sequence DNA.
cacacactatgtgtgcccagctccaggcaccgaaaccctcgtgactctgactagcagactcacccagcaccgacagacggtgccacatcaggcctgggatgttcttcaggcctgcctctgaggagtacagctccagcatgccgtagttcctgaacaggttcggcttctggtccatctcccagattgagcTGTTGgtggtcggtgggctagccgcgaccactttagtctttcctttccccttcgcgccggcgacaggggaacctttctcctgggcagattcagcctctaccgcagtgGCAGTTCGTTCCtctgaggtgttcgtcactggacaaaagaaacaaagaagaaaacactctaagcagtcagcacccttgtcataccctaacggtatcaaaggcgtcggggagaccctccccgaaaactgcttggagaggctcccaccgagcttgccgtgGGGTTAGCACCATGCCACCCGGAaggcagcaaggaaccaaactcaaactccgagcctaagcgcgccgagagaagtgtttttcctaagaaaaacaccctaaaggcattcacgcttatgccctagaacagcaaaccagaacagccCAAGCAAGACGAGGAACGACTTTTCAAACACAAATCGTCAAAGCGtgcaaagagattacttatcgactcacatcagtcacatgcctatcaaagccctattcacacatgcatacagatgacaccggcagaaaactcaaccctaacaactaccaacgaTCCGAGGTTTAGAAGGatcaaagtaaaaatacttactggtattagGGTAtttgaagattgagggagtaatCGAATCTCTGCACCGCACAAACACGTGAAGTGAAAGCTGCAAAGACAAGCAAACGATTCAAACCTGGAATCTCGGCGAACAAACCTACTGCCAAAAcgaaagaaaagtttctggattccttactaaaagaagtggcgaattcgaaggaaaggaagcttggaagcttgagagttcgaagatgtaggaatctgagaatctgaaagctcgagaatttgaaagcgtaaagaggaagaaaggtccgttccctcgtttttatagcaggaaagaagtcgtttcaaattcctcaaatggacggtcccgatcttcccattccgtgtgcatcagatccaacggctgggggTAAAGGGCCGGTCCTATTTATGGCTCCTCGGataggaataaagtatttatttcccatcattgcaccatctcgggcccagcgtaccattaaataccgtcaaatcaccactcagacgcctgacgcacgcGAACTCAGCCAATCACCTCACGCGCACGTCTCGGTCGCAGAACCAgtccctgcatgacgcgtggccctcgccatacttgagtacttgagatcaAACAGAAGAAACTTCCTTcttttttcatactaacactcggACGGGAAAATGGAactcttccaggaacacaggacgTGACCCCTCGTCTAATCTAGAGACctgaatacccggaggactgtacaagctcccggacctctcaagctccgtgaccttggggggtaaatgttatccagacttccggatagcgtttagatggatagccttcgGGAAGCAGAATTATTAAAGTCCTTCATGGAGAGTGACCAGtggtcgcggatggacagaaaggcttcgcctctcccgtgtaGTGTTTAGCACACTccttcaagcaaccgcgacccggaagctcgttagttctcccggactcccgaagggatgtccttcggggaaggtccttccaggaaaAGCTCTTCAGGTTATCATCACGGATACGGTTCCGTGCTTCGCACGGGACAAGACCAagtggtcgagtcacggaggagacATAGTTGGGATGAtattcacctgacacaggatcccgcctgacacgcctgacaggtcaaggccgcacacatcccagcacgcctaaaggtgccttttcgcctactgttccgctgactgtCTGGAAAAGGCGGCTGCCATTTGGTAgttcccatactttcatgtaattatacctgcgtagagtcttgtagccatgctactacagtaattgtatcccttatttatggctggtgtaattaagactcaggggacagagtaaaaccctaataaaaaaccctagctataaaaaccccctcattttacgatagaggggacggccaaaaaattacatagcaagaactctgctaaaatctctctagcttcatcttcttcaagagaaccagagagaaacactgtgagtttgtgagtttcttgtgcaccagctgtttaactgtaattctctacaagtataataacatcgactcgtggactagggcttgttaacgcctgaaccacgtaaaaaacactgtttgtttatttacatttctgcacttctacagttgtTATCCTTTTATTATTCCGTTCATAtccgtttccgaaaaactcggtaaacagaagggaacattttaattggataaagaccaaatttccatccaagtcaaggaactcaaaatgtttacaagacgaacattatcgaacttttagtagttggatagaacaaaaggtaaattgtgttgattattgaaagttttcattaattagtaattaattacaagatgactttttggttgtttttggtatgttgatttgataggttgtgtcagaattacaaaacacatcaaataaggtttcaaACATTgctaagtggatttctcgaggaccttcgGTTAATGTCATCATGTTTTCATCATACATTATTAAtggtactctatttaacactagggagtGCGATAACaacaaaaacacacaaaacagtggtgttagccttgttgctaaaactgtgcaagtctctagtgaaaaagataaaaatccagttgaatgtgatatggctttttatggagtagttaatgaaatttgggagttagattatatcacaactcgagtacctgttttcttttgtgattgggtgaaaagtgacagcggcataatatatgaagattttggtttcacattagttaatctaaaacgAATTGGGCACAAACCTGATagatttatattagcttcacaagcgaaacaagtattttatgtgaatgatccttcagacaaccaatggtcaattgttcttccaacgcaaacaagagaatggaacattaaagatggtgatttacattatatacctctcgaagaagaacttgtcacattcaccgcaatagaagataatgacgaagttgatgatgattgtatttgtttccgtgaaaacggtgaaggattatgggttgatgataatgggtcttgaggtaccatttaataggtttcatatgtttatgatatgtgaaatttgtagtttcatcttttggtttcatcattttgtttcatcttttgattatgagtgtccaaaattgttataataatgatatttatgtttcacagatggaagctgatccttttggtggtagttctaATGAGGGGGAGCAACACCCTCATTCTCAGCCAgtggaacaagaaaataaaactgTGAGAGGACATACATGGATgtctaaaaacaccaaaaaaaggagtgaaggacatgTTACTCGtgttgaatacaatgagtatggtcaactagtgggtgaatctagaagtaatgtttcatcacagcttggagcaattgttcgagcaactgtgtccatcaacattaatagttggaaagatgttagtgtggtggataaaaataaaatatgggacacaatgaaggtatacttttattaattatatttcatttaatgtttgactttcaacctctcccaatgggagacgtgggaagtctctcacctctcttattgggagacgtgagatatacacctacaatgaccctagcaacaacgtctccccaattgggagacattgtagactttcaatatctcccaaataaagtcagaAAACTCTTATTTCTTGTAGTGCATCAATGTTGTATTTAGTGACTTCAAAGACTTTGCTAGTTtcttagaagaagaagaaatccacACTCTTATTGACACACCCATTCTGCCTGTTGCATCACGAACTGCAGATGAACCAAATGGCTCTAAAACTGAGGAAATTGACGCTACCACTGAAACTTTTGAAACTTCCGATGTGTCTTCCATTCCAGAAATACTATTTCCTCTAACTTAGGAATTCATCAAAAAACGGGACCACCCACATGGATACCCAAAGTTCATCATTTATCCTCCATTGTAGGCAATCCAAATGAGGTGATGGTGACTTGGAAAAAACTAGCCAATGAAATTGGTAATGCTTGTTATCTTTCTTCAGTGGAGCATAAATCAGTCAAGGACGCCCGTAAAGATGAGCAATGGATATCTGCCATGCAAGATGTGCTTCAACAATTTGAGAGAAATGAAGCATGGACCCTTGTTCCTCATCCTTTGGGTGTCAACATCATTGGTACTAAGTGGATATTAAAAAATAAGACTGATGAAGTGGGAAATGTGGTGCGCAACAGGGCCATATTAGTTGCTTAGGGGTATACTCAGATTGAGGGAGTAGACTTTGAGGAAACATTTGCTCCAGTGGTTAGATTGGAATTTATAAGACTCTTGGTGGTTGTGGCATGTTACATGAAGTTCAAGttgtatcaaatggatgtcaagagtgCTTTCTTGAATGACATCCTTGTGAAAGAGGCTTACATGCCGCAACCTCCTATTTGAGGATCCTAGTCATACAGACCATGTCTACAAACTAAACAAGGCATTGTATGGGCTTAAGCAAGCCCCTCGGGCATGGTATGATCGTCTTACATCTTACTTGCTTGAAAATGGGTATACTAGAGGTAATGTTGATCAAACATTGTTTATTAAACCTCTGAGTCCCAGTATTGTTTGTGCCCAAATTTATGTAGATGACATAGTATTTGGATCCACTTGGGATGTACACTGTCACTCCTTTTTTCAACTAATGATAAAGGAAAttgaaatgagcatggttggTGAAGTAAGTTACTTTCTTGGTTTAAAAATTAAACAACTTGATAATGGCATTTTATTGTCTCAATCAAAATTTGCCAAAAACATGCTCAAAAAGTTTGGTTTAGAAAATGCAAAACGTGCTCGCACTCCTATGGACAACACTACCAAATTGATCAGAGACGAAATAGGTAAAAAGGTTGATGCAACACTGTATAGAAGTATGATAGGCAACTTACTTTACATTACTGCTGGTCGTCCTAATATTTGTTTCAGTGTTGGGGTTTATGCTAGATCTCAATCTGTCCCCACTGAACTGCATCTTATTGGTGTGAAAAGAATTCTAAAATACCTGACTGGTACCACTGATTTTGGTCTTTGGTACTCTTGTGATACGAATCTTTCTTCGGTTAGTTTTAGTGACTCTGATTGGGCAGGTAACTTGGATGATCAGAAAAGCACTTCAGGTGACTGTTTTTATGTGGGGAACAACCTGGTCTCTTGGCACAGCAAAAAGAAAAACTCCATCTTTTGCGCGATTATGGCCTTTGTCTGGAGCAGAGTACATTGCGTCATGAAGTTGTTGCACTCAAATTCTTTGGATGAAACAAATTTTGCACGATTATGGCCTTTGTCTTGACACGTTGACCATCTATTACTATAATACCAGTGCCATCAATCTCTCAAAAATCCCTGTCAAACATTCTTGCACCAAGCACATCGATATCTGCCACTACTTTCTTCGTGGGTTAGTTGAGTCTAAAGTTATTGTCTTATCTCATGTTGCATCTGAAAGTCAACTTGCTGATTTGTTTACAAAGGCGTCAAGTTCCCAAACTTTTGTTCACTTGAGAAAGTCAATAGGAGTTTGTATGTTTGAGTGATAACATGTGGCATTTGAAAATAAGCAATATAGGTTGAGATTTCATCTTCTAATTTGACTATTTGCATGTGTGAGTTTTTCTTCAACTTGTTTTTCACAGTCATATGTCTTGAAGTGATGTAGGCTTTGCTTATGCTGAATTGTAGTCTTAGTTGATGCTTGATTTCTCACTCTTGGTAATTGCATTGAATTTCTCCCCTATTAGAGAAGCCTTATGCTTTAGTGTGAAAGCTACCATTGGGTCACTTTACTTTGTGTACTTTGCTCATTTGCTTAGGACTGTGTGCCCGTGGAGAGGCTACCTATGTGCTTAGCTCTCTAATTTGTAATCGAGGAGATTTCTAcaataaaaaaagtaaaaaagaataaaaaaaggccgaaatatacaaaaaaataattattattttgaggGAGATTTCACCTGGTACTTCTATAGCAAGCAGCTCATAAGGACACTCCACACACCAATGGAGATTGAATTTCTTTGCTTCTGCCTTATTGAGTTTTATCTTGTGTCTTGTTAAGACTCACTTTTGCATCTGTCAGGTTTATGTTACAATATGCTATATGTTTGTTTCAACAATATGTAGAAAGTCTTTCATTTTGCTTTGTGTCTTTTAAGTTGATGTTTATCTTTGTCTATATTGTGTTTAGTTTCATGCTATTTGTTGTAGCTTAAATATTTCAAATTCCGTTTGTTCTCCTGTGTCCAAACAGTTGGTCTTACTTTtccaaaaatttcaaaaaaattatattcttCTCAAATCAGCATTGTCAGTGAGTCTTCGGTTTTGTCGTTTCTGTCCTTTCTCTgtcgtttttttttcaaattaaaaaatatatataataataaaaaaaatcaaaatataaaattCAAAAAGTTATTATTAAATACTATTGGGTTTCagttttattttctctcttaatATTTTTTCCCTCCCAAACTCCCTCTTTCTCCAACCCGTGCCCTTACCCTTCTTCTCCGGTGCCAATACCCAATGCTAACCGCCTCTACACCCTTCGTCATCACAATCGCCTCCCCACCCCATCCCCTAAATCCTTTGACTCCTCTACAGCTCCCTCTCCCGACCACCACGCACTCACCAACCCAGAACCCACCCTCCCCAAAACCCAACTCCCTACACCCATGAACCCTGAAACCGAACACCCTACACCcatgatgtagagtccaagaactttacttagctaattgtttagtag
It encodes the following:
- the LOC133800190 gene encoding uncharacterized mitochondrial protein AtMg00810-like, which produces MVTWKKLANEIGNACYLSSVEHKSVKDARKDEQWISAMQDVLQQFERNEAWTLVPHPLGVNIIDDIVFGSTWDVHCHSFFQLMIKEIEMSMVGEVSYFLGLKIKQLDNGILLSQSKFAKNMLKKFGLENAKRARTPMDNTTKLIRDEIGKKVDATLYRSMIGNLLYITAGRPNICFSVGVYARSQSVPTELHLIGVKRILKYLTGTTDFGLWYSCDTNLSSVSFSDSDWAGNLDDQKSTSGDCFYVGNNLVSWHSKKKNSIFCAIMAFVWSRVHCVMKLLHSNSLDETNFARLWPLS